One Bacteroidota bacterium genomic window carries:
- a CDS encoding T9SS type A sorting domain-containing protein, whose amino-acid sequence MKKTLLLIAMLCLSLNAQLWRGQTINPPYRLNDVDFQADLGMAVGEGGAVFIKIGASPWQIFRTGAQTEWLNSVDIHGSQAWAVGENGVVLKFEFNSQTWSQIQLNTSENLKKVYFAGPDIGYIVGYGSTLFKTTNAGATWTRQNFNSSDYQLTSIAYGTDMFGAMGSLAASATVSRLLVTENGGAGYLPLSLPYVGGIFNISVPNDQVIYAAGEFGLLKSTNRGLSWINLTPNIPGYIYPGDMFFYDTMRGVIVLNNGIIHKTTDGGATWSFENVFPFASNVALGIYTQDLENIHVVGYGQEQAWERRTPIELSLDNVALFSGDTVKIPLRIKNPNSYPLFSGQIYLNNFSPKLKFIGVKPDVGTLMNTSGWSFYTNQTNENLRFISYGSDYINTNGILCYLQFKATPADPTKRDSVFISFDSAYFNTNNYPVFTKPGRVLIKTRFPGDVDLNGVVQAFDASMVLRYLVNQITLDEEQLGNAEVTNNTTITAADASTIAQYVAGLIPSLPWGNFPQAAGTPQIVDVNAPSGQIIEVPVFLNNPENLYTLQGNISFDAGAFNFEGLQFAPQFSGALREVRNEDGVVKFAVASLQEVPLTPGVPAFKLRLSYNGSLNSSQSSVSFTNFRLNENIFIPDAGQSIIHIITGITGDENIPLEFALKQNYPNPFNPSTMIAFALPKASFVSLIIYNSSGEKVTELINRHLEAGYHEIGFSAADLPSGIYLYKLTAGNNTSTRKMILMK is encoded by the coding sequence ATGAAGAAGACACTTTTACTCATTGCAATGCTTTGTCTTAGTCTGAACGCCCAGTTATGGAGAGGACAAACAATTAATCCACCCTACAGACTTAACGATGTTGATTTTCAAGCTGATCTTGGAATGGCAGTTGGAGAGGGTGGAGCCGTTTTTATAAAAATTGGAGCCTCACCGTGGCAAATATTCAGGACAGGAGCTCAAACAGAATGGCTTAACTCCGTGGATATTCACGGTTCCCAAGCCTGGGCGGTTGGCGAAAATGGAGTGGTGTTGAAATTTGAATTTAACTCACAAACCTGGTCTCAAATTCAGTTGAACACCAGCGAGAATCTCAAAAAGGTTTATTTTGCCGGTCCCGATATCGGCTACATCGTCGGATATGGAAGTACACTGTTCAAGACCACCAACGCCGGAGCAACCTGGACAAGGCAAAACTTCAATTCCAGTGATTACCAGTTGACATCCATTGCATACGGAACCGACATGTTCGGTGCCATGGGTTCGCTTGCCGCTTCTGCCACGGTAAGCAGATTGCTCGTTACTGAAAATGGAGGTGCCGGGTATCTTCCGCTTTCACTTCCTTATGTCGGTGGAATTTTTAATATTTCTGTTCCCAATGATCAGGTGATTTACGCTGCTGGCGAATTTGGACTGCTGAAATCGACCAACCGGGGACTTTCCTGGATCAACCTGACGCCCAACATTCCGGGTTACATCTACCCGGGTGACATGTTTTTTTATGACACCATGAGGGGTGTTATAGTTTTGAACAACGGTATTATTCATAAAACCACTGACGGTGGAGCAACCTGGTCGTTTGAAAATGTTTTCCCGTTTGCAAGTAATGTTGCTTTGGGCATTTATACACAGGATCTTGAAAACATTCATGTGGTTGGTTACGGACAGGAGCAGGCCTGGGAGAGGAGAACGCCTATTGAACTGTCGCTCGACAATGTGGCTCTTTTCTCCGGTGACACAGTTAAAATACCCCTAAGGATAAAGAATCCTAACAGTTATCCATTGTTCTCCGGACAGATTTATCTCAACAATTTTTCCCCGAAACTCAAGTTTATTGGAGTAAAACCGGATGTCGGCACTCTAATGAACACATCAGGATGGTCATTTTACACAAATCAGACTAACGAAAACCTTCGATTTATCTCTTATGGCTCCGATTATATCAACACCAACGGAATTTTGTGTTATCTCCAGTTCAAGGCAACTCCTGCAGATCCGACAAAAAGAGACTCCGTTTTCATAAGTTTCGACTCCGCCTATTTTAATACAAACAACTACCCGGTATTTACAAAACCGGGCAGAGTGTTAATAAAGACCCGCTTCCCCGGCGATGTCGATCTGAACGGGGTTGTTCAGGCATTTGATGCATCAATGGTGCTAAGGTACCTTGTGAATCAAATTACTTTGGACGAAGAACAGCTTGGAAATGCAGAAGTTACGAATAACACTACTATCACGGCGGCTGATGCCTCGACAATCGCACAATATGTTGCCGGACTGATTCCTTCGCTACCGTGGGGAAATTTCCCGCAGGCTGCCGGTACACCTCAGATTGTGGATGTTAACGCACCTTCGGGACAGATTATTGAAGTGCCGGTATTTTTAAACAATCCGGAAAACCTTTACACTCTCCAGGGAAATATTTCGTTCGATGCCGGTGCGTTTAACTTTGAAGGATTGCAGTTTGCCCCTCAATTTTCGGGTGCACTAAGAGAAGTACGAAACGAGGATGGAGTGGTTAAATTTGCCGTTGCCTCGCTTCAGGAAGTTCCATTAACACCCGGTGTTCCTGCTTTTAAACTCCGTCTTTCATATAACGGCAGCTTGAACAGCAGCCAAAGCAGTGTAAGTTTTACAAATTTCAGACTGAACGAGAATATTTTTATACCCGACGCCGGGCAGTCGATCATCCATATCATAACCGGAATCACCGGGGATGAAAATATCCCTCTCGAATTTGCGCTTAAACAGAATTATCCCAATCCGTTTAATCCATCAACAATGATCGCCTTTGCTCTGCCAAAAGCGAGCTTCGTGTCTCTGATTATCTACAACTCTTCAGGAGAAAAAGTGACTGAACTGATAAACAGGCATCTTGAAGCCGGCTACCATGAGATCGGATTCAGCGCTGCAGATTTGCCGAGCGGTATATATCTCTATAAACTGACCGCAGGGAATAACACTTCCACAAGAAAAATGATCCTGATGAAATAG
- a CDS encoding 3'-5' exonuclease: protein MRLKLKRPIVFFDLETTGIDVEKDRIVEISLLKLYPDNRQEIKTVLVNPERSIPAEASKIHGIYDLMVANEKTFPEIANSLLKIFEGCDISGYNLLNYDLPLIRQEFKRCGIEFPAEGTVAIDPYLLYAKKEPRNPGNPADTRRLVDAYRFYCGRKMTGAHSAEADITATMEVFIAQLEKYTDIGDTPEEIAQYLGVGRSKNADISGKLVYDGKGEVVYNFGRHIGKRVKDERAYAEWMIKNDFPEDTKRVLREILKK from the coding sequence ATGAGATTAAAATTAAAACGGCCCATTGTGTTTTTCGACCTGGAAACCACGGGTATAGATGTTGAAAAGGACAGAATTGTCGAGATTTCCCTCTTAAAACTGTATCCGGATAACCGGCAGGAAATTAAGACGGTCCTGGTGAATCCCGAGAGAAGCATCCCCGCCGAAGCGAGCAAAATTCATGGAATTTATGATTTGATGGTTGCTAATGAAAAGACATTTCCCGAAATCGCAAATTCACTTCTAAAGATTTTCGAGGGCTGCGACATTTCAGGATACAATCTTTTAAATTACGATCTTCCTCTCATCAGACAGGAATTTAAAAGATGTGGAATCGAATTCCCCGCGGAAGGCACTGTTGCAATCGATCCGTATCTTCTCTATGCAAAGAAGGAACCAAGGAATCCCGGTAACCCCGCCGACACCCGCCGACTGGTCGATGCGTACCGCTTTTACTGTGGCAGGAAAATGACGGGTGCACACTCTGCCGAGGCAGACATCACCGCCACGATGGAGGTGTTTATCGCTCAACTGGAAAAATACACCGACATCGGAGATACCCCCGAAGAGATTGCACAATATCTGGGAGTGGGTAGAAGCAAAAATGCCGACATTTCAGGGAAACTGGTTTATGACGGGAAAGGGGAAGTTGTCTATAATTTTGGGAGACATATCGGTAAACGGGTGAAAGATGAAAG
- a CDS encoding MarR family transcriptional regulator produces MEEKSSKFCKCLYYSSNTLARIVTKMADEEFARTGLTTSFAFLVMSVVEQPGIQPMDLSKIMMLNPSTITRLIEKLEQKGLVSRETEGKFTRIYPTEAGREMEPVVKECWMNFYKRYTNTLGETHANLLTVSIYDAAMKLDKI; encoded by the coding sequence ATGGAAGAAAAAAGTTCTAAATTCTGCAAGTGCCTTTACTATTCGTCCAATACACTGGCGCGGATAGTCACAAAAATGGCTGATGAGGAGTTCGCCCGTACAGGGTTGACGACTTCATTTGCTTTTCTCGTTATGTCCGTTGTGGAGCAACCGGGCATTCAACCGATGGATTTGAGTAAAATCATGATGCTCAATCCTTCAACAATAACCCGTTTGATAGAGAAACTGGAACAAAAAGGTCTCGTTTCGAGAGAAACCGAGGGAAAGTTCACAAGAATTTATCCCACCGAAGCAGGCAGGGAGATGGAACCCGTCGTAAAAGAGTGCTGGATGAATTTTTACAAACGGTACACAAACACATTGGGAGAGACTCACGCCAATCTGCTGACGGTCTCGATCTATGATGCTGCCATGAAACTTGATAAAATCTGA
- a CDS encoding NmrA family NAD(P)-binding protein produces the protein MFVITGATGNTGKIIATKLLEAGKKVKLIGRDPEKAKELISMGAEFAQGTLENVEFLTTAFRGAEAVYAMIPPAYTEPDFYAFQQKTADNLAAAIKNSGVKYVVTLSSLGAQLPEDTGVVFGLHYMEEEFNKIEGLNVLHLRPTFFMENLFGQIPLIKESGIMGSPVLSNLKMPMIATVDIGNYGAKRLLALDFSGKSAQYLLGERDLTYPEIASILGKATGKPNLTYIEFPFEGMIASMVQMGVGESMANRMALFLQVANTGRITEGVIRDDESTTPTSIEDFANTFAYVYNM, from the coding sequence ATGTTCGTAATAACCGGAGCAACCGGAAACACCGGCAAGATAATTGCAACAAAACTTCTTGAAGCAGGAAAAAAGGTAAAACTGATCGGCAGAGATCCTGAGAAAGCAAAAGAACTTATCTCCATGGGAGCAGAATTTGCACAGGGAACACTCGAAAATGTGGAATTTCTTACAACCGCCTTTCGCGGGGCAGAGGCAGTTTATGCCATGATTCCGCCTGCCTACACCGAACCGGATTTTTATGCATTTCAACAAAAAACAGCAGACAATCTCGCTGCCGCAATCAAAAACTCAGGGGTCAAATATGTGGTAACTCTAAGCAGCCTCGGTGCCCAACTCCCGGAGGACACAGGAGTTGTCTTCGGATTGCATTATATGGAAGAGGAATTCAATAAAATTGAGGGGCTGAATGTTCTACATCTCAGACCCACATTTTTTATGGAAAACCTTTTTGGTCAGATTCCCCTCATAAAGGAGAGTGGCATTATGGGTTCCCCCGTCCTTTCAAACCTTAAGATGCCGATGATTGCGACTGTCGATATCGGAAACTACGGTGCCAAAAGACTTCTTGCGCTCGATTTTTCCGGTAAGTCTGCACAGTATCTTCTCGGTGAAAGAGACCTGACCTATCCTGAGATTGCCTCCATCCTTGGGAAAGCCACAGGCAAACCCAATCTCACATATATTGAATTCCCGTTCGAAGGAATGATTGCCTCAATGGTACAGATGGGTGTGGGCGAGAGCATGGCAAACCGCATGGCTCTTTTCCTGCAGGTTGCCAACACCGGTAGAATTACAGAGGGTGTAATCAGAGATGACGAAAGCACAACCCCAACCAGTATAGAGGATTTCGCCAATACTTTTGCGTATGTTTATAACATGTAG